DNA from Tsuneonella dongtanensis:
CTGATGTTCGGCCTCTTCGCCGGCGCAGGCATTCCCCACCTGGTGGTCAATTTCTTCATCAAGAAGCGCACCAACCAGTTCAACTCCAAGTTTCCCGACGCCATCGAACTGCTCGTGCGCGGTCTTCGCTCGGGTCTGCCGGTTACCGAAACGCTCGCCGTCGTCGCGACCGAGATCGAGGGCCCCGTCGGTGTCGAGTTCAAGGCCATCGTGGACCGCATCAAGGTCGGTCGGACAATGGAGGATGCCCTTCAGGTCACCGGCGACCGGCTCGGCATCCCCGAATTCAACTTCTTCTGCATCACGCTGGCGATCCAGCGGGAGACCGGCGGCAACCTGGCCGAAACGCTGTCCAATCTTGCCGATGTGCTGCGCAAGCGCGGCCAGATGAAGCTCAAGATCCGCGCGATGAGCTCGGAATCGAAGGCCTCGGCCTACATCGTCGGTTCGCTGCCGTTCATCGTCTTCACGATGGTCTGGTGGATCAACCCCAGTTACCTCGCAGGGTTCTTCAGCGACGATCGCCTGATCGTGGCTGGTCTCGGCGGGATGGTGTGGATGGGCATCGGCGTGTTCATCATGGCCAAGATGGTCAACTTCGAAATCTAACGGGACAGCACGACAGCCATGATCAGCAACGCCCCCGGACCAACGCTCCTCGGCTTCGACGTCATCGTCGTAGGCACGCTTCTGGCTGCCGTCGCGGCGCTCGCGGTCATGCTCGCCATCTACGCCGCCGTCACCGTGAAGGACCCGATGGCGAAGCGCGTCAAGGCGCTTACGGCCCGGCGCGACGAGCTGAAGGCGGGCATCGTCAAGGCGAATGCGCGCAAACGCACGAGCCTGGTTCGCCGCAACGACAAGACCGACAAGGTCAAGGACACGCTGGCGAGCATGAAGGTTCTCCAGCAGAGCCAGATCGAAGTGATCCAGCAGAAGCTGGCGTGGGCTGGGTATCGCAACAAGGAACTGGCGGTTTACGTAATCGGCGCGCGCCTGGTGCTGCCGGTCGTGTTCGGTATCGTCGCGTTCGTTGCGCTCTACGTTCTCAACGTGATGCCCGAGTGGGGCAGCATGAAGAAGCTGTTCGGCCTCACCGCTGCGGTCGGCTTCGGTTACAAGGCACCGGAGATCTACCTGAAGAACAAGGCGACGAAGCGCACCGATCTCGTTCGCAAGGGCCTGCCCGACGCGCTCGACCTGCTCGTCATCTGCGCCGAAGCCGGTCTGACGGTCGACGCCGCGTTCAATCGCGTGGCGAAGGAACTGGGCCGCGCCTATCCCGAACTCGGCGACGAGTTCGCGCTGACCGCGATCGAGCTCTCGTTCCTCACCGAGCGCAAGATGGCGTTCGACAACCTTGCCTATCGCGTCAACCTCGACAGCGTCAAAGGCGTCGTGACGACGATGGTGCAGACCGAACGCTACGGCACTCCGCTCGCCAGCGCGCTTCGCGTGCTGTCGGCCGAATTCCGCAACGAGCGCATGATGCGCGCCGAGGAAAAGGCCGCGCGCCTGCCGGCGATCATGACGGTGCCGCTGATCCTCTTCATCCTGCCGACGCTGTTCATCGTCATCCTGGGACCGGCGGCCTGCTCCATCAGCGACGCGTTCGCCGCCAAGCCCGGCCGTTCGTAATCGTGGAAGCGGCGGGGCGGCCTAGCCGACCCCGCCCTCCAGCCCTTCGGAATCGAAATCGCCGGCCGCCCCGCGAACTCTTGCGAGCAGGCTGCGGAAGGTATCGCGTTCCTCGGTCGACAAGTCTTCGAACAGCCGCGCCTCGATCTCGACCGCGAGCGGCATGATCCGGGCGTGCATCTCGCGACCCTCGGCCGTCAGTTCCAGATGGTGCGAACGCCCATCCTTCTCGTTGGCGGTCCGCGCCGCGAGACCGCGGTCCTCCAGTTCCTTGCACGCACGATTGACCGCGACCTTGTCCATCAGGGTCGCCGCGGTGAGTTCGCGCTGGGTGAGCGCCCCGGCATCGCCGAGGACCGCCATCACCCGCCACTCGGCGATGCGCAGACCGAAACGCGCACGATACGCCTCGGCCACCCGGCTCGAAACCGCGTTCGAAGTTACCGAAAGCAGGTAGGGGAGGAAGTCGGCGAGACGGGTGCTGGACGCGATTTCGGTCATCGCGGACAAGTTTCTAGGGAAACCGCTTCACTTGGCAAGTCGCAAGGCACGGCCCGCTACGGCCTGCAGCCGAGTTGCAAGTTCGACGTCGCGGGCGAACGGTGCCGTGGCCAGCGCGTCGCCGAGCGCGGTATCGATCGGCACCGGTTCGCGTGTTGCGGGCAAGAGCCCCGCCAGTGCGGCCATCGCATCGCGCGCTCGCGCGGCGTTCTCGCGCATGACCCCGAACACCTCCGCCGCGGCGACGGCTTCGCCGTCGCGCCAGCAATCGTAGTCGGTCACCATGCCGAGCAAGGCGTACGGCAGCTCCGCCTCCCGCGCGAGGCGCGCTTCGGGCATGGCGGTCATCCCGATGACGTCGCCGCCCCACGCCCGGTAGAGAGCACTCTCCGCACGGGTGGAAAACTGCGGTCCCTCAATGGCGACGTAGGTCCCTCCCCGGTGAACCACTGTTCCCGCGGCTTCCGCTGCATCCGCGACCAGCGCGGAAAGTCGCGGGCAGACCGGATCGGCCATGCTGACATGGGCGACGATCCCCGAGCCGAAGAAGCTTCGCTCGCGCGAGATCGTCCGGTCGATGAACTGATCGACGGCGACGAACGTCCCTGGCGCCAGGTCCTCGCGCAGCGAGCCAATCGCGGACAATGCCACCAGGTCGGTCGCCCCGGCGCGCTTGAGCGCGTCGACGTTCGCGCGGTAGTTCACTTCGCTTGGCGGGATGGCATGCCCAGCACCGTGCCGCGCGATGAAGCTGAAGCGCACTCCGCGCAGCAACCCGGTTACGACCGGACCCGACGGTTCGCCGAAAGGCGAACGGATCGCGATTTCCTGCGCCTCGTCGAGCGCAAGGCCTTCGTGCAACCCCGATCCGCCGATGACCCCGATGTGCCAGTCGCTCATGCGTAAAACCTATTGGTAATCGGGCTCATCCCACCAGGGATAGAAGTCGGGCATCTGGCCGCTCACCGTGTCGGGATAGGCGGGCGGTCGCTTCTCGAGGAAACTCGCGATCCCTTCGCGCGCGTCGGCGCTCCGGCTCAGGCGATAGATTGCGCGGCTGTCGATACGGTGCGCCAGCATCGGGTGCTCGAGCGAGGACAGCCGCCAGAGCATCGCACGGGTCATCGCGACCGAGACGGCCGACGTGTTGTCGGCAATCTCCCGCGCCAAAGCGAATGCCGAGTCGAGCAAGGCGTCCTGCGCGTGAAGCGAACGCACCAGACCCTTCGCCAGCGCTTCCTGCGCGTCGATCAGGCGCCCCGTCATGCACCATTCGAGCGCCGTGGGCAGGCCCACGAGCCGCGGCAGGAACCAGCTGGAGGCGGCCTCCGGCACGATCCCGCGGCGGGCGAAGACGAACCCGAAGCGCGCGCTGTCCGCGGCAAGGCGCATGTCCATCGGCAGCTGCATCGTCGCGCCGACCCCGACCGCGACCCCGTTGCAGGCCGAGATCAGCGGCTTCTTCGACTGGAACAGCCGCAGCGTCAGCCGCCCGCCACCGTCGCGCACCCGCTCGTCGGACAAATCCTCGACCGGGTTGGGGTCGGAAAATACATGCCCCCCGCCCTCCGGCGTCAGGTCCGCTCCAGCACAAAACGCACGATCGCCGGTCCCCGTGAAGACCACCGCGCGGACCCGGTCATCCCCATCCGCCTGGTCCATCGCGTCTATGATTTCCGCCATCATCGTGCGGGTGAAGGCGTTCATTTTCTCTGGCCGGTGAAGCGTGACGAGTGCCACCGGGCCATCGAGATCGTACCTGATCTGGGTGTATCCGCTCATCGCGCATCCTCTCCGTTCGCCGAGGGCATGTCACACTTGTCACACTGTCCAGACACCAAAGTGCAAAGATCCTCGGCACGCTGCTGATTTTCCCGAACGAATGCGCAAAAAGGCCGATCATCGGAGAAAACTAATACACCTGGTCACCTGTAGGAAAGCGCGTCAGCGCGGCGCCATGCGGATGGCGCCGTCGAGACGGACGTCCTCGCCGTTGAAATAGCCGCACTCGATCATGGTCATCGCGAGCATGGCGTATTCCTCTGGATTGCCCAGCCGCTTGGGGAACGGGACCGAAGCCGCCAGGGCGTCCTTCACCGCTTGCGGCGCCGCATTCATCAGCGGCGTGTTGAAGATGCCCGGCAGGATCGTGTTGACGCGAATGCCCTCGTTCATCAGGTCGCGCGCGATCGGCAGGGTCATGCCGATGACGCCGCCCTTCGATGCCGAATAGGCCGCTTGGCCGATCTGGCCGTCCTCGCCCGCGACCGAGGCGGTGTTGACGATGGCGCCGCGCTCCCCGTCATCCATCGGGTCGAGCGTCAGCATCCCGGCCGCCGACTTGGCGATGCAGCGGAACGTGCCGACGAGGTTGATCTGGATCACCCAGTTGAAGGCATCCAGCGGGAAGTGCTTGATCGAACCGTCTTCCTTCGAACGGCTCGCGGTCTTGATCGCGTTTCCGATGCCCGCGCAATTGACCAGGATCCGCTCCTGCCCATGCGCTTCGCGCGCCTTGGCGAAACCGGCATCGACGCTTTCGTCGCTGGTCACGTTGACTTCGCAGAACACGCCGCCGATCTCGTCGGCGACTGCCTTGCCCTTTTCTTCCTGCAGGTCGAAGATAGCGACCTTCGCGCCTTTGGCCGCGAGCGCGCGGGCGGTTGCCGCGCCAAGACCGGATGCGCCGCCGGTCACCACCGCGGCAATGCTGCTGTCGACTTTCATTCTGGTCCTCTCGTTCGTTCGGGGCGTACGAATCCGCCTGTCTTGGCCCAACGGCATGGCGGGACAGGTTCCCGATTGCAACGGGTTTGCGGGACCTAGGAGTTCACCGTGCGACGCTCGCCGCGGCGACTAGACCGCCTCGATGATCGTGACGTTGGCGACACCGCCACCTTCGCACATCGTCTGAAGGCCGTATTTGCCCCCGCGCGAGTGAAGCACATTCAGCAAGGTGGCCATCAACTTGGTCCCGCTCGCCCCGAGCGGGTGGCCGAGGGCGATCGCGCCTCCATTGACGTTGAGCTTGTCGGGATCGGCGCCGGTGTGCTTCAGCCAGGCCATCGGCACCGGCGCGAATGCCTCGTTGACTTCGTAGAGATCGATGTCGCCGATCGTCAGGCCTGCACGGGCCAGCGCCTTGTCGGTCGCGAACAGCGGTTCCTCGAGCATGATGACCGGATCGCCCGCGGTGACCGTCAGCGTGTGGATGCGCGCCCGCGGGGTGAGACCGTAATCCTTGAGCGCCTGTTCCGACACGATGAGCGCCGCGCTTGCGCCGTCGCAAATCTGGCTGGAACTTGCCGCGGTGATCTTGCCCCCCTCCTTGAGGAGCTTGACCGCCGCGATACCTTCGAGCGTCGCGTCGAACCGGATACCTTCGTCGACCACGTGCTCGACGTTCCCCTCGGGGGTCTCGACGGTCACGGGGACGATTTCGCGCGCGAACGCGCCCGCTTCGGTCGCCGCGATCGCCTTTCGGTGACTGTCGTAGGCGAAGCGGTCGATCTCGTCCTTCGTCATCCCCCACTTGTCGGCGATCATCTCGGCACCGGCGAACTGAGAGAACATCACACCGGGAAACCGCGCCTCGAGGCCGGGCGACTTGTAGTGGCCCATGCCCTCCTTCATGTGCAGGGTCAGGTTGGTGCCCATCGGCACACGCGTCATGCTCTCGACGCCCGCCGCGATGACCGCGTCCTGGGTCCAACTCATGACCGCCTGCGCGGCGAACTGGATCGCCTGCTGCGACGAGCCGCACTGGCGATCGATCGTGACTGCCGGACACGATTGCGGCAGCAGCTTGCTGGCCAGCACCGCCATGCGCCCGACCTGCATGGCCTGCTCGCCCGCCTGGGTGACGCAGCCCATGACGACATCGTCGACCTTGGCCGGATCGATGCCGGTGCGGGCAACCAGCGCATCGAGCGTGGTCGCCGCCAGGTCGACCGGATGCACTCCCGACAACCGCCCGCCACGGCGCCCTCCTGCGGTGCGAACGGCGTCGATGATGTAGGCTGTGGGCATAATGTCTCCGAGGTCCGTCGCCGGGGGTCGGCACGCAAATATCGACGCGGGAATGCCCCGCTTCGTGTGAGCTTCGCAAGCCTGTGACCGTTATGCAACACGTTCATGCGAATGCCCCCCAGATCGGCGATTTTGGTTTGAACCGCCGGAGAGCTTTGCCCATCACGCGGCAGTTTCAACCAAATCCTCAGGGGAAGGATGGCTGGTTTTCGACCGTCATCACCGAAACTCAAGTCGACATCTTTCAACGTTCGAAGGGACAGAACAGTGAACGTCACACAAATCGCAAAGCTATCGGCGGCATCTTGTGCCATCGCGATGGTGCTCGCGGCCGCTCCGGCAGTCGCCCAAGTCCAGGAAGAGGAAGCGGCCGACGTCAATGCCGACGGCACCCTTCCGGAAACGACCGCCGGATCGCCGATCGTCGTCACCGGCTCGCGCATCCGGCGCGAGGATTTCCAGTCGGTCTCGCCGACTTTCACGGTCGGTGAATCGCTGCTGGAAGACCGCCAGTTCAACAACGTCGCTGAAGCCCTCAACCAGAACCCGCTTTTCGGTGTTCCGGGGCAGTCGGCCACGGGCACGATCGGCAACGCCGACGTCGGCCAGAACTTCGTCAACTTCTTCGGCCTCGGCTCGCAGCGCACCCTGACCGTCGTCAACGGCCGCCGCGTCGTCGCCGCGAACGCTCCGACGGTGTTCAACAACGCCGCGCCCGGCCTTCAGGTCGACCTCAACATCATCCCGGTCGCGATGGTCGACCGCATCGAGAACGTGACCATTCGCGGTGCGCCGATCTACGGTTCGGACGCGATCTCGGGCACGGTCAACGTGATCCTCAAGAACGACTTCGAAGGCCTCGAGATCGACGGCAACTATGGCATCACCGAGCGCGGCGACGCCGAGGAATACCGCCTGAGCGGCCTCATGGGCTCGAACTTCGCGGAAGGTCGCGGCAACGTGACCATCGCTGTCGAGCATACACGGGCGAAGGGCCTGCTCGAACGCGATCGCTTCGACTTCATCTGCTCGGGCTGCTCGTTCCAGACCAACCCGGCCAACCGCGGTCCGGCCGACGGGGTGCCCGATCGCGTGCTGATCCGCGACGCGCGCGTGTCGTTTGCGACGTTCAACGGACTTCCTGCCCTGTTCTTCGGCAACCCGTTCATCGGCGCCCCGATCGAGAACGCGGCGGGCGACATCCTGCAGTTCGATCGTGACGGCAACCTCGTTCCGTTCGATCCCGGCACGCAGTACGGCATCGTGTTTTCGGACGGCGGCGACGGCATCGCCATCTCCGACATCAACACGCTGCAGTCGGGCGTGAAGCGCACCGTGTTCGCCACCACCGGCCGCTATGAAGTGACGCCGAACATTGAGGTGTTCGCCGAAACGTTGTTCGCCAGCACCAAGGGACGCGACCTGGGCAGCCAGGCCGTGTGGAACACCGACTTCTTCCCCGACGATGGCGGCGCGATCCAGTTCTCGGTCGACAACCCGTTCCTGACTCCGCAGGCGCGGCAGACGATCCAGGCCAACTGCATCGCCAACGGCCTCGACAACGCCGACGCGACCGATCCGTCGGACGACTGCACGTTCCTCATGGCGCGCTTCGGTCGCACTCTGACGCCGGGTGTGAACGAGACGTCGCAGAACCTGTACCGCATCGTGACCGGTGTGCGCGGGGACTTCGAACTCGGCGGCCGCGCGTTCAACTGGGAACTCGCGTACAACTACGGCAAGACCGAGAACACGACGTTCATCGAGGGCGTCCAGGGCCGCCGCTTCGCGTTTGCACTTGATGCCGTTCGCCTCAACGCCGCCAACATCGCCACGATCCGTTCCAATGCCAGCCTGTTTCCGTCAGGCACGCCGCTCGATTTCGTGAACGTCGTGCGCAACGGTCAGGTGCAGAACGTGTCGATCAACAACCTGCAGGCAGGCGACATCGCGTGTAATGCCCTGATCAACGTTCCCGACCCTGCCGGCGGGGGCATCAGCATCCCGGAAAACGGCGCGTTCACCGACATCAAGGCGTGCGTTCCACTGAACTACTTCGGCGAAGCGGGCACTACTCCCCAGGCGGCGGATTATGTCTCGGTGCCCTTCCCGTCAGCCACGAACATCTCGCAGAAGGTGTTCACCGGTTTCGTCCAAGGTGACCTGTTCACCCTGCCGGGCGGCGACGTCAACATCGTGGCCGGTTACGAACACCGCGAGGAAGGCGCGTCGTTCATCCCGGGTTCGGGCCTCCAGGGCGGCCAGCAGCTCGGCAACGTGGCGGTCACCGCGACGGCGGGCGGCTACAAGACCGACGAATTCTTCGGCGAGCTCCTGCTCCCGATCGTCGGGCCCGACATGGGCTGGGGTCCGTTGACCCGGGTCGAGGCCGAAGGCGCCTACCGCTATGTCGACAACTCGCGCGCCGGCTCGGCCAGCACGTGGTCGGCGGGCGGCAAGATCGGCCTCTTCGCCGATCAAGTGACCCTGCGCGGCACCTACGCCCGTTCGATCCGCGCGCCAGCGCTGGTCGAACTGTTCCTGCCGATTTCGGGTACGAACTCGCGTGGCAATGACCCGTGCGACTCGTCGCTTATCGCGGGCGGCCCCAACCCGGCCAACCGTCAGGCGAACTGCGCTGCAGCGGCCCAGGCACTCGGGTTCACTGGTCTCGCAACCTATCAGGCGCGTGTCATCAACGGCACGCAGGTGGGCACCACCGGTGGTAACCCGGGCCTGACGAACGAAGAAAGCAAGAGCTACACCCTCGGTGTGCTGCTCGCGCCCAACTTCGTTCCGGGGCGGCTCAACCTGGCGGTCGACTACGTCAACATCCAGATCGCCAACGCGATCTCGCAGTTGACGCTGACGAACGTGCTCCAGGCCTGCTACGACGCGGACCCGGCGAACTTCCCGAACCAGTTCTGCAGCCGCTTCAGCCGTGCCCCGCTCGGCGATCCCAACGGCGCGTTCCAGATTGCCCCCGGATACTCGACGGGCTTCCTGAACGCGGGTACCCGCAAGTTCCAGGCGGTTACCGCGCAAATGAACTGGTCGTCGGACCTGGTCGACCTGTTCGGCGGTTCGGGTGACATGGGGCGCCTGTCGCTCGATGGTTCGCTGTTCCACCTGATCCAGGACGACGCCTCGTTCACCGGCTTCGACCTGACCGACAACGTCGACAACGTCGGCTCGTCGAACTGGGTGGGCCAGCTCAACATCAGCTACGATCGCGACAATTGGGGTGCCTTCTGGCAGACCCGTTTCGTGGATGCGGCCGACGTGAACAACCAGGACTCGGCCGAAGCGCGCGATTTCCTGCGCGTTCCGGACTACTGGCTGTTCAACGCGGGCCTTTCGTTCCGCCCGAGCGACCTGATGGAGTTCCGTCTGACCGTGAACAACGTGTTCGACAAAGCTCCGTCCGATGTGGCTGGCGCGACCGCCAACGGTCCGTTCGCTTACGACCTGTTCGGTCGCAGCTACCGGATCGGCGCGAAGCTGACCTTCTGAGGTAGGCCCGTCGCTTCAAAGAGAAGGGCGCCCCGCGGGGCGCCCTTTTTTTGTCTGGCGGTTACACGGCCCGTTGGTCCGGCCCGAACTGGAACGTCTTCAGCGCACGCGTTCGACGCCGAGGAAACCCGTCTTGCCTTCGAAGGTGAGGCGATATCCAGCGAACTTGCCCTCCTTGATTTCGACCTTCCAGCCCGCGCGAACGCTGCCGCGGTAGTTCTTCGCGGCGGTCGACCGCCAGATCTGACCGTTGTCCAGCAGGAGCACGTGATTGCCCCGCTGGTCGGTAAGGACTTCCGTAATCGTGGCCTGGATCGCCTTGCCGTCCATCGGGGTCTCGGTCGACACCGCAGCGGACGCTTGCCGTTCGGCGCTGTCCGGCCGCGCGGCACGCTCGCGCTTTTCGATGTCCGCTTCGCTGAATCCGAAGTTCTCGACCGCGTCCTCGCGTTTCTTGCTTTCCTTCGCGGCCACCAACGCTTCTTCCCGGGCATATGTGGCATCGAAGCATTGCAGGCGCGCAGCGTTGTCCTCGATTCGGCTGCACGGCTCGTAGGGGCTCGGCTCGCGGTCTTTCGCGGCCGAGGATGTAGCCAGAATGGCCAGCGATGCCGCAAGCGCGGCGCGAGAAATCTCGGAAATCGTCATCTAGAGTCCCAATCGTGAGGCACGCGGCGGAAATGCGCGAACGCCTCCTTTTCCGCCGAGTTGCCCTGCCGCGTCAATATTCTCGAATGCGCTGCAGAACTATGTCACCACGAAGCCCACTGCGGTCCGTCGCGGGGCGTCCTTGCGCCGGACGGACTTCGCGCGCTAGGGCCGCTCTATATGATTGACGGACTGACCCGCGACATTCTGATCGTCGGAGGGGGAACCTCGGGCTGGCTGTGTGCCGCATACATGGCGAACACGCTCGGCACTGTCCGGCAAGGAGGACCGCGCATTCGCCTCATGGAAGCGTCGGACATCCCGACGATCGGCGTCGGCGAATCGACGATTCCACCGATCCGTAGCGTGATTGCGGGCACTGGCATCGATGAGGTCGATTTCCTGCGTGAGACGAATGCGACGTTCAAGATGGCAATACGCTTCGACGGATGGCGCAAGCCCGTCGCCGGATGCGAGCATGGCTTCTTCCACGCTTTCGGTCCGCACGGGCGCATCGGTAGCGAGCCACTTGCGCCCTACTGGCTCGTGTCCGGAGCGTACAAGCGAACGAGCTTCGTCGATTATTCCATGAACAACGGGCCCGCCATCGCAGCCGGCAAGGCGCCGAAGCGAATGTCGGACCAACCGTTCAAGGGCCCGCTCGACTATGCCTATCACTTCGATGCAGGTTTGCTCGCCGAATTGCTGAAAAAGAGGGCGACTAGCCTGGACGTGGAACACATCGTCGCCACGATCGACAAGGCCGAGGTATCCGGGGAGGAGATCACGGCCGTCGTGACAGCGGACGGCCGACGGCTGACGGCTGACCTGTTCGTCGATTGCACTGGGTTCTCGGCAAGGCTCATCGAGCAAGCCCTTGGCGAGCCCTTCGTTTCGGCGTCCGACACTCTGTTCTGCGACCGCGCTGTCGCCTGCCAGGTACCGTACCGGGACCCGGAATGCCCGATCCCGCCCTTCACGCGTTCATCCGCCCGACCGAACGGGTGGATCTGGGACGTGCCTCTGATGCATCGGAGGGGGACGGGGTTCGTTTATTCGAGCGCCCACATTTCCGACGAGGACGCGCGTGATCACCTGATATCTTACCTCGGCGATGACGGCGCTGGCGCAGAGCCCCGCCTTCTTCGCTTCCGCGTCGGACATCGCGACCGGCCCTGGCGCGGAAATTGCGTCGCGATCGGCCTTTCGGCGGGGTTCATCGAGCCGCTCGAATCGACCGGCATCTATTTTTCGGACATTGCGATCCGCTGGCTCACCGATTTCTGTCTCGACCGGAGGCAATTCCCCACCGCGGCCAAGGCATTCAACGAGCGGATGCAAGCCTGCTATGCCGACGTCCTCGACTTCATCAAGCTGCATTATGTCCTGAGCGACCGCGACGACACTGCATTCTGGGTCGATAATCGGGCTGCGGAAACGGTACCCGCTTCGTTACGCGAAAAGCTGGAGATGTGGGCTTACCGCATGCCGAGC
Protein-coding regions in this window:
- a CDS encoding tryptophan halogenase family protein → MIDGLTRDILIVGGGTSGWLCAAYMANTLGTVRQGGPRIRLMEASDIPTIGVGESTIPPIRSVIAGTGIDEVDFLRETNATFKMAIRFDGWRKPVAGCEHGFFHAFGPHGRIGSEPLAPYWLVSGAYKRTSFVDYSMNNGPAIAAGKAPKRMSDQPFKGPLDYAYHFDAGLLAELLKKRATSLDVEHIVATIDKAEVSGEEITAVVTADGRRLTADLFVDCTGFSARLIEQALGEPFVSASDTLFCDRAVACQVPYRDPECPIPPFTRSSARPNGWIWDVPLMHRRGTGFVYSSAHISDEDARDHLISYLGDDGAGAEPRLLRFRVGHRDRPWRGNCVAIGLSAGFIEPLESTGIYFSDIAIRWLTDFCLDRRQFPTAAKAFNERMQACYADVLDFIKLHYVLSDRDDTAFWVDNRAAETVPASLREKLEMWAYRMPSEYEFGQLPAVFGYSNYVQLLLSLGHHPELVMLKARYREVDRAARIANAIEQVAASGLAALPGHRDLLSRLARGA